The following is a genomic window from Paralichthys olivaceus isolate ysfri-2021 chromosome 3, ASM2471397v2, whole genome shotgun sequence.
GACTTTAGCTGAATTTACTAGTTTTATTGCCAATCAGTTGTGTACATGTAGCATTCAATCTAAATAGGTTTTGCATTagtgtgttgtatttatttatttatgatacaTTCACTACTGTCGTTTAGAATGATACAAATGTTTCAACCCTTTTGTTTGTGGCACgcttttggttttgtgtgtttttgttgtagGTAGCATATTTGAATTGAACGCTCTGAAATCATCATACTGTGAAGGTCATATGAAAAAGTtgcttcttttttaaaatatttttctgaatgCATGGTGTGCAAACCTTTGGCTGTAACctgaacattttaagttttgtttgtatggcttaataaaaaaacattatgatcACGTCAGTCTGATCCACTGAGGAGCGTGGGAGATGTCGCtgataaaacatttccttttcaGGATCGTGGCTGCGATTTGACAAAAGTCATCACGCATGACAATGGAGCGTCTCGCCGCTGTGCCGGtccctgacccctgaccccaaCCTCCTGAGAAGATCATTCTTTAATCACTGTTAATTACTATGAACCCCATTCCCCCTGAAGCCCCGGGAAGAAATATGACCCAACAGCCAAGATGAACAGTTTTATTTCCTGAACGTTATTTCACACAAATTGCATCCAAATACCTCCCCCCCCCTTTGTCAGTGCAGGCTAAAATCATCCAAACTCAATTTAAAAGCTTAATGACACTATCAAAACATTCAGATTTACACACTGGCCTTGAAACCAGAGTTAGAGAACGTGACCTTTCTCCAGAGAGAGACTGGAGACGCTCTTTTGTCTGAACGCTGACATGATTTATGGTTGATATCATTCGACTTCCACGTCCAATCAAAAGGGTCTTTTCAAACTTTGGGCAGTCTGGGGTGGCCACCTCGCTTTATGTGCGCAGGGACATTCTTCATTGCACGATAATCGCAAGTACAAGTATGAGAACTTCGGGAGGGCACCAGTTAACAAAATTTACACCTCATATATTTTATGATAGTTGACTGAAATAAAGGATTTAGGATGTTGTGCGTCTGTAGCAGAACTTCATAGGGTcataggaaaataaaaactgttggGACATGTTTGTCACTTAAAACATGTGGTCTCACAGCAACATGATTCCCGGTTCTCGTCTCATTTCAGCCAGGGCCCTAATTTATGGTTTTTCCTGGTACTatggcttcctcccacaatccaaagacatgttaattggagactctaaattgactgtgaatggttgttggccctgtgatatgctggcGACTTGTCCAGGATGTACTCCACTCGGCCAATGTcacctgggattggctccatTCGGCCTAATGAACTGAAAGGTGATAAGGTTGTCATAtctttaaaatcacattgatTATGTGCAAGTCTTGGAGGCCAAGTCAGACAGCCATGGCGGGTTGTGGTTTCCATAGAAACTTGCGTGAGTGTTTACAGGACCCAGACGTGCCCCACGGTCTGCGGCCCGGCCTCGTCTCAGGGGAGCAGCCCAGACGTGACCCCAGTGAGAGCCTCTTTTCATTTAGGGGGGAGAGACGACAGAGATGGGCCTGTCCAGGGCTCCACTCGGCTTTTTAGTTGAAATGGAAAGGAAGCCAACTGCTCTGCAGAGGCGAGCATAAGGAAATGTTCAGGCATAGTTACACCATGAGACGACCAGCTGtatgaaagaaatgtgttttttttgaaGACATAAAGGTCTCCAGGCTTTTAAGTAACATCCGTGTTCCTCTCGTTTGGTGGCTGCGTTTTGAGCTGCCTGACAGGggccagacaggataatgaggGAATGTGTGCAGGTTCAAAAGACTGGAACCGAGGTGAATAAGACTAAACAAATGGACACATGAAAGCGTGATAGCCACACAAAAGAAGGCATTTTATCTGTCTTTGTACTGGATgtacatgaagaaaaaaactgaatcacattttcctctcaaaagaaaaaaaatcacgtCCTTTGTagcagtaaaaaagaaaaaaaagcagagccaagcaaacatacaaatcaaacaatttttatttgaaaggaaTCACcacaaatgtcaaataaaaaaactgtctcTGTTCTGCTAGTAAGCGTTCagcaaatatataaacaaaatccaaaacatCAGAATACTGatcaaattgttttttcatGCTGATAATAAACCACATAACtgcaaaaggaaagaaaagctaATTCCACAGCAGCACTTGAACTTGAAGTCGTCCCCCAGCCACTTCACTGGGTCTGCACAGTTTGCCATGACGTGTTTGTTAAAGTCTTCAGGGTGAACCACTAATCAATCACAGACACTCATTAGATCATTAATCACAAATAGTTAAGGCTGCTCTGCAATTTAGAAGATGACCCCTTGTGGACAATAAGCGTAAATTAATTCCGATCCCAAAAGTACTGCATATCTAACATTTTGCAGGACACAAGTTGAATATGTTAAAAACACTCAGATGTCACACAGTGCAAAGTAAAgttatgtgtaaaaaaaaacataatttgtgtttttttaaagaaatattctCTGAATAATTTGACACATTCATTACGCAGCGTCTCATATATTTCTAAATATCAATACACACTAAGTTAAGCCCTTCAGAAAGAGGAATCGATAATATTGTTATATCATATAATAGACCTGCTATAGATAAATACATACATCTTTGGGTGTTGCAGTATCTGATTGTGATGCATGGGCACTGTACTCAAACACTTTGGTCTTTATTTAAAGCAGATTGTCATAAATTTTAGTattgaattatatattatatatttaaattaaaaggatgaaactattattatttgtaaGAATAATATAAACTGTAATTTAGCTTATCCACCACTATAGTCTTACATACAAACATGGAAAGAAAAGATATCTTAAACTTTGTTTTAAggaaacaatcaatcaaattccTGAGATCCACTGATGCCCAGATTTTGAAAGGATCagttcacattttttttcaaacatgtccATGTGTACAAGTGCAGGTCACTCTAAATGTTCCTCCTATCACACGAGCCCTGAAGAGATCACGTCTTAATGTGACGCCACAGCAGCTCATCAGTCCTCATTACCTACAAGgaggttttcatctgtgtttgtttgtttgtttgtgtgttagttagcagcattacgcaaaaactactggacagataaccacggaacttggtggaagaatgtgatatgggtcaggggGCCagctaattttctttttcactttctttcacattatGAGAGAGGACgcgtttttccacattttcattgatttctcagaaaataattcatggatcgtgatgaataaaatcagacatgttcaggggactgatgtttattagtgtgtggaatttagtgcagctccaaataaaaatctggatctggtgaatttaaatgtggtttcataaattgagccttggtggaagtatgtgcactctactgagtgagTTCTAGGTTTGTGTAAAATCTATTAAATCTTAACAGTATCTTTTGTGCAAAACTTTCTTTGTATTTGATTGAAAATAACTTAATTATTTGAGAGATATCAAATAAACTGGACATCCCCTGTAACTAACGCTGCCTAGGGAAATTTGTATTAAAAACCTCACTTGGTTTGAGTTGGCCATTAGAGTCTCATACTAGCTGAATTTTAGAATGAATCATTATGCTGAATGAATGGATTTTGTCATTTCTAAATTAGAAATGCCTTATAAAGGAATCTTTTCACAGCCGGGACCAATTACAGTGACTACAACCTGAAAAATAATATGCTACTGTCCATTAAGATGTTCAGgctcatttcattatttcaaacaAGGCCAAGGCTCCAGTGATGTAAtgtttaactttgttttaatgtggGGAGACCATGTGGCTGGTTTGGGGCTAAAGGCTAAAACACATGTAAAGTACTGTACTAAAAGGACAGTGTTTCTTCTGGCTGGTGTAAAGAGTCTTTTCCAGTTCCCATCTGCTTTTCATTGTAACATTTATACTAAGACAGTGTAGAGTGTAATTTTACATCTATTTACCAATTTACACGCCAAACCTCAAACACTGGAGGCCGCTTTGAAAGCCAAATATATACGTCCACATTTTTGGGAGAAATTCAGTTGGTcccactgtgctgctgtgactAACTTCAATAAAGTcccagaacaaaacaaacacatttctgattgtattttcttttgattcACATTAAACTAACCaaacaaaaagctaaatatCTGTATCAAGTGATGCAGAGAAAAAATTTGCCCAGGAGAGTCCAGCTCTGTGTgatgagacaaagagaggatgTTCCTCTCTGGGAAGATGGGGACGATCAACCCCACCTCGACAtcttctgtgtgcgtgtgtgcacatgtgtgtgtgcgtgtgtgcatgtgtgtgtgtgtgtgtgtgtgattggaaGATAGCTGTGTGAATGCGACATGGTGGTGCTTACAGTAGACTGCAGCAGTCAGCTATCTGTGCCAGCCATCACTCATCTCTAACTGCCTGAGCGGCTGCCCTCCTTCCTTTTCATCCTGTGGGAAGCCGGCTTTGGGATACTCCTTCATCTCATTGGCCGGCAGGGTTTCTGGAGGGCTATGGCAGGCCGAGCCCAGGTCGCTGATTGGAGAATGCTGTCTGAGGTGGtgcagaggaggggaggtgggCGAGGACCTGTGCTCAGGAGAGCTGCGCTCAGATTTGATGCTGAGGGTCAAGGAGGGCAGATGTGGGGAGGCTGAGGAGCAACACTGAGAAGGGAAGGAGCACCCTCCGCTGGACATCCTGGAAACAGcaagaagaaagacaaaagaagtgaaaaagagaaagacttTGAACAAACACCCACAGTTCTCTCAATACGCCTTATCTACCAGGTCATTTTTAACTGTGCCATTTGAAATTACTTATCAGTTTAAACTAGGACATTTCTAATTCTCACATTTAAACACcaataaatagaaaaaaccAGTAGAAACCAAAGAATGTACATGAATGTATGAGTCAATGTAGGAAAACGAACCTAAAATAAAGAACATAACAGTTTGAAATTTTAAAATCCCACAGATTGTACACTCTTGGCAGATACCATGCCATAAGCATTAACGCAGccaaaataattgaaaaattgaaaaaaacagaaacgtCCCCAAGCAGCACTGAGGGttaacacacacaggcacacaggtTTCTAAACcactattttttatttcacgtgcatattttttattctatttatctaactatttactttttatgtatatattacatttttttaggtaggatttctttttctacatttacattcactttttattttatttatttattacatttttactaAATTTATTTAGGCACTTTTTTTAGGCATTAATATTGTTTGCATTCCAGTAATTGACCCCTGTGGTCGATCATTACTTCATTGTTTCCAGAATAAACAAACTGTTCTTCATCGTTTTGCGTAACACATGTAACGTGGTCAGTGCTGTTTTGTAACTGATGAAGATCTAATCGTACAAATGTTGAACAGCAAcagtggagaaagaaaacatcttgtGTGTATATTTAACTTTGTGATTGAAAGTACAGTTATTACTACACAGCAGCACCATAGTACATGTTAATATACTGACCCTGGGTTTATATGAGGCCCATGGTGCTCCTGAGGCAGCTGAGCTGTTTGCCAGGGGTTCACTGCTCCTCGCTGTAAACTTACAGAGTGATAAAAACCAGGTTGGCTGTACTCTGGAaacagaggaaagatgagaggaatATAAATTCTAGTATttaaaataggaaacaaaatacatttttaatatatatttaattatatgtaTCGATTTCATAAACCAGCATCCTCAAATAAAAGGATATAAAAGCTTCACCTGAATTAACATTTACagaaatatgtttatatttcttctttctgtaaatataaatctaGTATCATCAGCCAATTAGATGATCCCAGCTTAACATAGCCTATAGTTCGCTTCGGTGGCTGGATATAAGTTTTACTTCATGTTTTTTACTGGTGGATTTTGTTTCCTTTGCACAGAGCTGAAATCTCTCCTTGTTTCCaatctttatgctaagctatgctaactggctgccagcagcagcttcagtttttACCACACAGACAGGAGTGATATCAATCCTCTGATCTGACTCTGTAACTGTTTCCAAGATTGTTCCGAAAATGTCAAACAGCTCCTTcatggtttatttttattaaagatGTACCAGGGGGCGTTCCAGGGGAGGGAAGGTTGTAGCCTCCCAAACTTTGGCCCAACTTGCCCATGGCCATCATGGAGCTGCCAGTGTGCAGACCCTGGTACAGGAGACCCCTCTGAAGGACAGGCAGAGAGAAACAGTCAAAATGAAACAGACACCTCAGTGTTTACACAGTAGACTATATAAATCTATGATTATTAGAATTATGAaaggtgtgagtgagtgagaaaaaactgtgaaactgcTTGTCCAAGTAATCAGCATGTATCAGTCCAGGAGCACTGCTGCGTACAGTATGTGTCAGATGTCACTGACACCTATTTGATCACACTGAATCAACAGCCACTTACAGCAGAGTTGTGGTTAACACGTGTGGCGCCCATGGCCTGATTAGCAGTGTCTCCCCGCAGGTTCTCGCCGCCCAGGTTCAGAGACGGAGGGCTCTTCATGTCCAGAGCTCGATTCAGGTTGCCGTGGGACAACACGGAGTAGCCGATACCtatgcagagaaagagaaaaagaacaaatgagTGGGAAGTGAAAAGAGATGTGAGCTTGTTTCGTTCACAGAGGAATCATTTACTTTTCTGTTACACTTTCTTCACCTTCcctctgtgaaaataaacttcCTCTATTCAACTGATATGAGATCTTTATGGGACAATGTGCAGACATCGCTTACAAGTTCATGATCAAATTTGTAATATAGTCTGATGCACTGCTGgcatgacagaaaccatcttgaATATATTGTAAACAGTGTCAATTATGAGAAAAACATTCttcatacatttaaaatcataGATTGTCACTAACATCATAGTTTAAATAGAACAAATACATAAGAAGAGGGTAACATGACAGGTGTGCTATGTTCTGAACAGAAACCACAAAACTGGTTACAGCCGCTGTAACAGTGGTGGAGGGCCAGTTTCACTAAACAGACCATGTGTGGATtagtgcacgcacgcacacacacacacacacacacacacacacacacacacacacacacacacacacacacacacacacacacacacacacacacacacacacacacttcctgtgagTTCACAGCCAGCTGCACGAGGTTGACAGTACAT
Proteins encoded in this region:
- the mef2b gene encoding myocyte-specific enhancer factor 2B encodes the protein MGRKKIQISRILDQRNRQVTFTKRKFGLMKKAYELSVLCDCEIALIIFNSTNRLFQYASTDMDKVLLKYTEYSEPHESRTNTDILETLRRKGLGLDASELDTEESVQVAAEKYPLSEGMDLSVARQRFYAPSLLSPEAQFLVSAGCENGFPNCSGSSVASHRPSGFKSVGSRPGSSSPAASHAQTAFMSPHSGIGYSVLSHGNLNRALDMKSPPSLNLGGENLRGDTANQAMGATRVNHNSARGLLYQGLHTGSSMMAMGKLGQSLGGYNLPSPGTPPEYSQPGFYHSVSLQRGAVNPWQTAQLPQEHHGPHINPGMSSGGCSFPSQCCSSASPHLPSLTLSIKSERSSPEHRSSPTSPPLHHLRQHSPISDLGSACHSPPETLPANEMKEYPKAGFPQDEKEGGQPLRQLEMSDGWHR